The following are encoded in a window of bacterium genomic DNA:
- a CDS encoding LPP20 family lipoprotein translates to MKRCMWMLAMALIVATLLPMDQAQAQKKKSKDDKKSKTKKGGTPEWITKPGLYEDVIVAAGIGEAMSEQAAKSEAETDARKKIAQVLQTQVQSLTTNFMEEANTTTEAGSTGAAQEYFSEITQAMTNLTLKNVIIEEYYPPQGEKSGKKIKFYAKAVLSKTDFAEKFKNQVSTDAASGKINGVKMNANDALARLNKVLGGWGQEEEIGSTTDKPTATTGLGTGISKPGGTGDTPTATAQTGSKAASYPDWKKSLPNRPSRPGYYQGLGVAPITSNQAQDEKDAESEARAQVIRAIRSEITSKVTSAMEERSSSSGGSSSGSYSESFNSVTESFSSESLKNLIVEFHTDKSSKKRYAYCEISIEEVNRQFAERLKKAINVAKTYYMAAKSSEANGDYYIALTQYLEGAKEVVIAEAINKEPIEGDIDGSGKSVSVRATFDTQLKQLLGRMRVEIVSGDAQKGTKNEPLAQPLVARLVYDNMGNVMSVKGAVLVSSSVAPTVVKADLSAQTDGSGNAGFTVHAVESVNASGVNKVRIGLSTADFEAFATQLPGALEKAKTVFKDFSFSARGSSVSRIAILIFEENIGKPQSSSIIEGDIVKQLLASKYKVIDKNEVYRAISREQAKASAESGDDAAANAIKSMADVLVIGYAKAMESVGGSTNPYGGGTSNRVSAWADCSIRVVDLETGKVLASSDIQREKGLSVGAAEKAGIIALQNLSKKASKEIVDNMNAALK, encoded by the coding sequence ATGAAACGTTGTATGTGGATGCTTGCGATGGCGCTTATTGTGGCCACCTTACTTCCAATGGATCAAGCACAAGCTCAGAAGAAAAAATCAAAAGATGATAAAAAATCGAAAACCAAAAAAGGTGGAACGCCCGAATGGATTACCAAACCGGGCTTATATGAAGACGTTATAGTCGCTGCCGGCATAGGTGAAGCGATGTCCGAACAAGCCGCAAAAAGTGAAGCTGAAACAGATGCACGAAAAAAAATCGCTCAAGTGTTACAAACCCAAGTGCAAAGTCTGACTACCAATTTTATGGAGGAGGCCAATACAACAACAGAAGCAGGATCAACCGGTGCGGCACAGGAATATTTTAGTGAAATAACCCAAGCCATGACGAACCTTACGCTCAAGAATGTAATCATAGAAGAATATTATCCACCACAAGGTGAAAAAAGCGGAAAAAAAATCAAGTTCTATGCAAAGGCTGTATTGAGCAAAACAGATTTTGCAGAAAAATTTAAAAATCAGGTTTCTACAGATGCAGCATCTGGCAAAATAAACGGCGTTAAAATGAACGCCAACGACGCACTAGCCCGTTTGAATAAAGTCTTAGGCGGCTGGGGTCAGGAAGAAGAAATCGGAAGTACTACAGATAAACCAACCGCGACGACAGGTTTGGGAACGGGAATAAGCAAACCCGGCGGAACCGGAGATACACCTACGGCGACAGCACAAACCGGAAGTAAAGCCGCCAGTTATCCAGATTGGAAAAAAAGCTTACCCAATCGTCCATCGCGCCCCGGATATTATCAAGGTTTGGGTGTAGCGCCAATTACTTCAAATCAAGCTCAAGATGAAAAAGACGCTGAATCGGAAGCGCGAGCTCAAGTCATTCGAGCAATTCGTTCTGAAATCACCAGTAAAGTAACCAGCGCCATGGAAGAACGCAGTTCGTCTTCCGGCGGAAGTTCATCAGGTAGCTATAGCGAAAGCTTTAATTCCGTAACGGAATCTTTTTCCAGCGAATCACTTAAAAATCTGATCGTTGAATTTCATACGGATAAATCATCCAAAAAACGTTACGCTTATTGTGAGATATCCATTGAAGAAGTCAATCGTCAGTTTGCTGAACGATTGAAAAAAGCGATCAATGTTGCCAAAACCTATTATATGGCGGCAAAATCATCGGAAGCAAACGGAGATTATTATATCGCGCTCACACAGTATCTTGAAGGCGCAAAAGAAGTGGTCATAGCGGAAGCAATCAATAAAGAGCCCATCGAAGGTGACATTGACGGATCCGGCAAAAGTGTATCCGTTCGTGCGACATTTGACACACAACTCAAGCAATTGCTTGGGCGAATGCGCGTTGAAATCGTAAGCGGCGACGCTCAAAAGGGAACGAAAAATGAACCCTTAGCTCAACCCTTAGTAGCTCGACTTGTGTATGACAACATGGGCAATGTGATGTCCGTCAAGGGAGCTGTTTTAGTTTCTTCATCCGTAGCTCCTACTGTCGTAAAAGCGGATTTGTCTGCTCAAACAGATGGTTCCGGAAATGCAGGATTTACAGTGCATGCCGTCGAATCCGTTAATGCGAGTGGTGTTAATAAAGTTCGTATAGGTCTCAGTACGGCTGATTTTGAAGCTTTTGCGACCCAACTTCCGGGTGCACTCGAAAAAGCAAAAACCGTATTCAAAGATTTTAGTTTTTCGGCGCGCGGTTCATCGGTATCCCGTATAGCTATTTTGATTTTTGAAGAAAACATTGGAAAACCTCAATCAAGTTCTATTATCGAGGGCGACATCGTCAAACAATTGCTTGCAAGCAAATATAAAGTCATTGATAAAAATGAAGTATATCGTGCTATTTCTCGCGAACAAGCCAAAGCGTCAGCAGAATCTGGCGATGATGCGGCAGCCAATGCGATCAAATCTATGGCCGATGTATTGGTGATCGGTTATGCTAAAGCCATGGAGTCCGTCGGAGGTTCGACCAATCCTTACGGTGGGGGTACAAGTAATCGTGTATCGGCGTGGGCTGACTGCTCCATACGCGTAGTGGACTTGGAAACCGGTAAAGTTTTAGCATCCAGCGATATTCAGCGTGAAAAAGGGTTGTCTGTAGGCGCCGCAGAAAAGGCGGGGATTATCGCGCTCCAAAATCTGAGTAAAAAAGCATCCAAAGAAATAGTTGATAACATGAATGCGGCATTAAAATAA
- a CDS encoding 3-hydroxyanthranilate 3,4-dioxygenase, with the protein MGQLTAFNFKKWINEHRYLLKPPVGNQVVWKDTDFIIMVVGGPNARKDYHYNEGEEFYYQLEGNITLKIIENGKPRDVKINEGDIFLLPPRTPHSPQRPANTVGLVIEKKRATEEKDGCIWFCEKCGTKLYEEYFYLTNIVTQLPPVFDRFYGNPEHCTCKNCGTKMERPVLPVAKEKQKSKRQKIKKNNVIKKKTKKPAKSVKRK; encoded by the coding sequence ATGGGTCAGCTCACCGCTTTTAATTTTAAAAAATGGATAAATGAGCATCGTTATCTCCTCAAACCGCCAGTCGGAAATCAGGTGGTTTGGAAAGACACGGATTTTATAATCATGGTCGTCGGTGGACCTAATGCGCGTAAGGATTACCATTATAATGAAGGCGAAGAATTCTATTATCAATTGGAAGGCAACATCACACTGAAAATTATCGAAAACGGTAAACCGCGAGATGTCAAAATCAATGAAGGAGATATTTTTCTTCTGCCACCTCGAACTCCTCATTCACCGCAAAGGCCGGCGAATACAGTCGGTTTAGTCATCGAAAAAAAACGTGCCACGGAAGAAAAAGACGGATGCATATGGTTTTGTGAGAAATGCGGCACGAAGCTTTATGAGGAATACTTTTATCTTACCAATATTGTAACACAACTTCCGCCGGTATTTGATCGGTTTTATGGAAATCCAGAGCATTGTACATGCAAAAATTGCGGTACCAAAATGGAACGTCCGGTATTGCCCGTTGCAAAAGAAAAACAAAAATCTAAAAGACAAAAAATCAAAAAGAATAATGTCATAAAAAAGAAAACAAAAAAGCCGGCCAAATCCGTAAAGAGGAAATAA
- a CDS encoding cyclase family protein translates to MMQIFINCNDAEYTIDLNSPLDISIPVYFDGLQPNTYGVPAASARSYEDGKFVGDVRRGGSCNFEEYRIVPHCNGTHTECVGHISRERIAINTYFDRLLIPATLITIEPEKAVNSAETYTPDKQSADLIITAKSLFYKLHTLPREFMSALVIRTTPNDPTKKSRNYMEENPPFFSLEAMDYLFEIGVEHLLVDTPSIDRLFDEGKLSAHHVFWGVPQGSHDIHPEVHSRKTITEMIYVDNSIADGNYFINIQIPNFVADAAPSRILMYQAQQKINYSHKT, encoded by the coding sequence ATGATGCAGATATTTATTAATTGTAATGATGCGGAATACACTATAGATCTTAACAGCCCGTTGGATATTTCAATACCCGTATATTTTGATGGCTTGCAACCTAATACTTATGGTGTTCCTGCCGCATCTGCAAGATCTTATGAAGACGGGAAATTTGTAGGTGACGTACGAAGAGGCGGAAGTTGCAATTTTGAAGAATACCGCATCGTCCCGCATTGTAATGGTACACATACCGAATGTGTGGGGCATATCAGTAGAGAACGTATTGCAATCAACACCTATTTTGATAGACTTTTGATTCCTGCAACACTCATTACGATCGAACCAGAAAAAGCTGTAAATTCGGCCGAGACATACACACCGGATAAGCAGAGCGCGGATCTTATTATCACAGCTAAAAGTCTTTTTTATAAACTTCATACTTTGCCTCGTGAATTTATGTCGGCCCTTGTTATTCGGACAACGCCAAACGATCCAACCAAAAAATCGCGCAATTATATGGAGGAGAACCCTCCATTTTTTTCTCTAGAGGCAATGGATTATCTTTTTGAGATCGGTGTAGAGCATCTATTAGTGGATACACCTTCGATAGATCGTTTATTTGATGAAGGCAAGTTGTCAGCGCATCATGTTTTTTGGGGAGTACCTCAAGGATCACACGATATTCATCCGGAGGTGCATTCACGCAAAACCATTACTGAAATGATATATGTTGATAATAGTATTGCCGACGGTAATTATTTCATAAACATACAGATTCCTAACTTTGTTGCTGATGCGGCCCCAAGTCGTATTTTGATGTATCAGGCACAACAAAAAATAAATTACTCCCATAAAACATGA
- a CDS encoding CHAT domain-containing protein, translating into MRKWFICLTFVMLVDTAQAQKESDFQNGVVAYSNGQYEQAVGFFESALKYYSSIKKKKSVAADCYNYLGLLYQVLNQHGKAVENFKAAVPLFIETKNKSGAASALGNWGISSYRLKLAELRQNKQSFSLEDIGSLMAYHLKAKQYHEELKDKTGVANDLNNIATMYFEGEFYDEASDYLNQALKIHSEIGYKAGMAYDMANLARLYYKTDDEAGALKFYQRSVGILEEIGDREGAWRTYSYIGSIYESFMKQAAILKDAQKESENRKSAIVALKKSVEIIESFRGNFTNKDFFDSYLKDKNPVYKRLIRLLKLDDNAAEALYYIERSKAKMSNDVLSSGKLAFNNKEEQKQVDKVQDLQKKTEELEKKIADEKAKPADKQDKARIDSLSKSLTKNQGDFNALMIDLETKYPNIYQVIKVDPIQLSDIQKQLSDDVVILEYFPADDALYIFMITKDKIEAKSVPVSSTTIDSLVNKYRYYINDVTSLMKRGRFDTKLANWKQGEDSRFYERHTKPLRDIMVKLNDYLILPVWETIKDAKYKNVTIIPAASLYYVPFQCLATETQDGDISFLVEKKAVNYLTAATLMDIINKKKQNKINNVLVFGNPDGSLPGAEEEAKIIKAAYTDALLYKNQDATKDKAKDLSGNTEVVHFATHGFLSSDEPQKSFLLMAPNKAKNEDDKLTISEILKMPLKEKNELVVLSACNTSMGKSATGVELISLSRAFAIAGAPTTVATLWPVDDESTKIIMVNFYDGLKKGLAKSEAMRQAQIALIRKGDYHIHPFFWAPYVMIGNPK; encoded by the coding sequence ATGAGAAAATGGTTTATTTGTTTAACGTTTGTAATGCTTGTCGATACCGCACAAGCCCAAAAAGAATCCGATTTTCAAAACGGCGTTGTTGCATATTCCAATGGTCAATACGAACAAGCCGTTGGTTTTTTTGAATCGGCGTTGAAGTATTATAGCAGTATAAAAAAGAAAAAATCAGTCGCCGCCGATTGTTATAATTATCTGGGGCTTCTGTATCAGGTGTTAAATCAACACGGTAAGGCCGTCGAAAATTTTAAAGCGGCCGTGCCATTATTTATTGAAACAAAAAATAAATCCGGAGCGGCGAGCGCTTTAGGCAACTGGGGAATTTCATCTTATCGCCTCAAACTTGCCGAGTTACGTCAAAACAAGCAGAGTTTTTCTTTAGAAGATATTGGTTCGCTCATGGCATATCATCTCAAAGCGAAACAATATCACGAAGAATTGAAAGATAAAACCGGAGTTGCAAACGATCTCAACAATATCGCCACCATGTATTTTGAAGGTGAGTTTTATGATGAAGCTTCAGACTATCTAAATCAAGCTTTGAAAATTCATTCTGAGATCGGTTACAAAGCCGGCATGGCTTACGATATGGCTAATCTTGCCCGATTGTATTACAAAACCGACGACGAAGCGGGCGCGTTAAAGTTTTATCAACGCAGTGTAGGGATTCTTGAAGAAATAGGAGATCGTGAAGGCGCTTGGCGCACCTATTCATATATCGGTTCGATCTATGAAAGTTTTATGAAGCAGGCTGCCATTTTGAAAGACGCACAAAAAGAATCCGAGAATAGAAAATCAGCTATCGTTGCGCTCAAAAAATCGGTCGAAATCATAGAATCTTTCCGTGGAAATTTTACCAATAAAGATTTTTTTGACAGCTATCTCAAAGACAAGAACCCCGTTTACAAACGATTAATTCGTTTGCTCAAACTTGATGATAATGCGGCAGAAGCGCTTTACTACATTGAGCGCAGCAAAGCCAAAATGTCCAATGATGTTTTGAGCTCCGGGAAACTCGCATTTAACAATAAAGAAGAACAAAAGCAGGTTGATAAGGTTCAAGATCTGCAAAAGAAAACCGAAGAACTCGAAAAGAAGATTGCCGATGAAAAAGCCAAACCGGCGGATAAACAAGATAAAGCGCGCATTGACAGTCTTAGCAAGTCATTGACCAAAAATCAAGGCGACTTCAATGCTCTGATGATTGATTTGGAAACGAAGTACCCCAATATTTATCAGGTGATCAAAGTTGATCCGATACAGTTAAGTGATATACAAAAGCAACTCTCCGATGATGTAGTGATTTTAGAATATTTCCCGGCGGACGACGCGCTTTACATTTTTATGATCACCAAGGATAAGATCGAGGCCAAATCGGTTCCCGTATCATCCACGACGATAGACTCACTTGTTAACAAATATCGCTACTATATCAATGATGTTACTTCTTTGATGAAGCGTGGCCGTTTTGATACCAAATTGGCAAATTGGAAACAAGGTGAAGACTCACGTTTTTATGAACGTCATACCAAACCGCTGCGCGACATTATGGTAAAATTGAATGACTATTTGATTTTACCGGTTTGGGAAACCATCAAAGATGCAAAATATAAAAACGTAACTATAATCCCGGCTGCAAGTTTGTATTATGTTCCGTTCCAGTGTTTGGCCACTGAAACCCAAGATGGGGACATATCCTTTTTGGTAGAGAAAAAAGCCGTGAATTATCTTACGGCCGCAACTCTGATGGATATCATCAACAAGAAAAAACAGAACAAAATCAATAATGTTCTTGTTTTTGGAAATCCGGACGGAAGTTTACCCGGGGCAGAAGAAGAAGCTAAAATCATCAAAGCGGCTTATACCGATGCCTTGCTATACAAAAATCAAGACGCAACAAAAGATAAAGCCAAAGATCTTTCAGGCAATACCGAAGTTGTACATTTTGCAACACACGGGTTTTTATCCAGCGATGAACCTCAAAAATCGTTTTTATTGATGGCGCCTAATAAGGCAAAAAATGAAGACGATAAACTGACTATCAGTGAAATTCTCAAAATGCCTTTAAAAGAAAAAAATGAACTGGTCGTTTTATCGGCATGTAATACCTCTATGGGTAAAAGCGCAACTGGTGTAGAACTTATAAGCCTTTCGCGTGCGTTTGCGATTGCCGGTGCACCGACGACGGTTGCAACATTGTGGCCGGTAGATGATGAATCAACTAAAATAATCATGGTCAATTTTTATGATGGACTGAAAAAAGGATTGGCCAAATCAGAAGCTATGCGACAAGCACAAATCGCATTAATCCGTAAAGGTGATTACCATATCCACCCGTTTTTCTGGGCACCCTACGTCATGATCGGCAACCCCAAATAA
- a CDS encoding LPP20 family lipoprotein, which yields MKSVQMFLISSLLIFMSCGGGKATSKNENKIPKWVSKPGLYEDVIVAAGIGEGLSEQKAKSQAEQNGRKKIAEALQTQVKSLTTNFMEEAGTTTEKGTESAAQEYFQEVTQTLTNITLNGAVLEEYWPPMGEKDGNRIKFYAKMVLKKSSLVDEFKKKVADDIAQKKIKNVKASADEALKALDKAIGKWEKTSESAD from the coding sequence ATGAAATCAGTTCAAATGTTTTTGATTAGTTCACTTTTGATTTTCATGTCTTGTGGTGGCGGTAAAGCGACATCCAAAAATGAAAATAAAATTCCTAAATGGGTCAGCAAACCCGGGCTTTATGAGGATGTGATCGTTGCGGCCGGCATAGGAGAAGGGCTTTCCGAGCAAAAAGCAAAAAGCCAAGCCGAACAAAACGGGCGCAAAAAAATAGCCGAAGCACTTCAGACGCAAGTCAAAAGTCTCACAACAAACTTCATGGAAGAAGCTGGTACAACAACAGAAAAAGGTACTGAATCGGCCGCACAGGAATATTTTCAAGAAGTTACTCAAACCTTGACCAATATTACTCTCAACGGTGCTGTTTTGGAAGAATACTGGCCTCCGATGGGTGAAAAAGACGGAAATAGAATCAAATTTTACGCAAAAATGGTATTAAAAAAATCATCACTCGTAGATGAATTTAAGAAAAAGGTTGCCGATGATATTGCACAGAAGAAAATCAAAAATGTAAAAGCCAGTGCCGACGAAGCTCTAAAAGCGCTTGATAAAGCGATCGGTAAATGGGAAAAAACATCGGAATCTGCAGATTAG
- a CDS encoding amidohydrolase, with translation MKIDIHTHILPEKLPDFAKKFGYGGFVSLEHHKPSCARMIVDGKFFREIESNCWDPHVRIKESTGHGVNMQVLSTIPVMFSYWAKPQDGLDISIFLNDHIAEIVRQFPHRFSGLGTVPLQAPDLAIAELERCMKIGLKGVQIGSHVNEWNLNDERLFPFFQAAEKMGAAIFVHPWDMMGQDRMSKYWLPWLVGMPAETSLAICSMIFGGVFERLPNLRVAFAHGGGSFPSTIGRIEHGFHCRPDLVAVDNKRNPREYLGKFYFDSLVHDARMLHYLIELVGEKRIALGSDYPFPLGEEIPGSLVESMNDLSENIKERILSGTAAEWLNINLETLRG, from the coding sequence ATCAAAATAGATATTCATACTCATATTCTGCCCGAGAAACTTCCTGATTTTGCCAAGAAATTTGGATATGGAGGTTTTGTGTCTTTGGAACATCACAAACCGTCGTGTGCCAGAATGATCGTTGACGGTAAGTTTTTTCGCGAGATAGAGTCCAACTGCTGGGATCCGCATGTACGCATAAAAGAGAGCACCGGGCATGGTGTAAATATGCAGGTTTTATCAACCATTCCGGTTATGTTTAGTTATTGGGCAAAACCGCAAGATGGTTTGGATATTTCTATATTTCTAAATGACCATATTGCAGAAATAGTTAGGCAGTTTCCTCATCGCTTTAGTGGATTGGGTACGGTTCCTTTGCAAGCACCGGATTTGGCAATTGCTGAATTAGAGCGATGTATGAAAATTGGACTTAAGGGCGTACAGATCGGATCTCACGTCAATGAGTGGAATCTTAACGATGAACGGTTATTCCCATTTTTCCAAGCAGCAGAAAAAATGGGCGCTGCGATTTTTGTACACCCCTGGGATATGATGGGTCAGGATCGGATGTCCAAGTATTGGTTGCCGTGGCTCGTTGGGATGCCGGCCGAAACTTCGCTCGCGATCTGTTCGATGATTTTTGGCGGCGTTTTTGAACGTTTACCCAATTTGCGTGTGGCATTTGCACACGGCGGAGGGTCTTTTCCTTCGACGATCGGACGAATCGAACACGGGTTTCATTGTCGTCCCGATCTTGTAGCCGTAGATAACAAACGGAATCCGCGGGAATATCTCGGAAAATTTTATTTTGATTCCTTAGTACATGATGCGCGCATGTTGCATTATTTGATCGAACTTGTCGGAGAAAAAAGAATCGCTTTGGGGTCCGATTATCCATTCCCGCTCGGTGAAGAAATTCCGGGATCATTAGTCGAATCCATGAACGACTTATCTGAAAATATCAAAGAACGAATACTAAGTGGTACCGCAGCCGAGTGGCTTAATATCAATCTTGAAACTCTACGGGGTTAA
- a CDS encoding LPP20 family lipoprotein — translation MEMQSKIKFLWFVIFLCFVQTNLWSQGSAPQWVNELPMKDGTLYAVGLVNRYYEKKAGEAAADSAARSELSQTLKLNIKTTVQSWSGTVGGTGFIQELEKTIDQDVFESVRGAQVVGRWVDPEGLTYSLVSMPLSGVGTIQTKIVAFAKENSGGKKEAKKIEKLEVSLKGLKDPKSYIRSSKPDWINGLPEEDDAIYALGIAEKFYFYVNGRESAKDKARAEIAATVKTEVNAILTDWYEVNEGSASYGSQQSFMEEMSNQVSEATLSGTQIVETWYDKSTKWHYALVRMSLSKVVGQIQEKAKTKVKDEKGLKGLSDKLGKMINRDYLKSKDGLPTWINKLPKDKEAIFAVGIDNGKYFSETQGIEKAKADARTKLAKTVSVTVENITKSWIEIEEKSGDTKGEPLNDYMSSLTKEATDVSLQGSQVLSVYTKREKDGKVTYYALGRLFTGSMISKLKKKASEVMNIPQTKPNETQEQKAKRILSSGREKAAAALERLNAALDKVNQ, via the coding sequence ATGGAAATGCAATCTAAAATCAAATTTCTGTGGTTTGTTATTTTTCTTTGCTTTGTACAAACTAATTTATGGTCACAAGGCTCGGCACCACAGTGGGTCAATGAATTGCCAATGAAAGATGGTACGCTGTACGCCGTAGGATTGGTCAATCGTTATTATGAAAAGAAAGCGGGAGAAGCCGCCGCCGATAGCGCCGCCAGGTCGGAGTTATCACAAACACTGAAACTAAATATTAAAACAACAGTTCAAAGTTGGTCGGGAACCGTAGGTGGTACAGGTTTCATTCAAGAATTAGAAAAAACGATAGATCAGGACGTTTTTGAATCCGTGCGTGGGGCACAAGTGGTAGGGCGTTGGGTGGATCCGGAAGGGTTGACCTATTCTTTAGTATCTATGCCTCTTTCGGGGGTTGGTACAATTCAAACTAAAATCGTAGCGTTTGCCAAAGAAAATTCCGGAGGGAAAAAAGAAGCAAAAAAAATCGAAAAACTGGAAGTTTCCCTCAAGGGCTTAAAAGATCCCAAATCATATATACGCTCCTCAAAACCGGATTGGATAAATGGGTTACCCGAAGAAGATGATGCTATATACGCACTTGGCATAGCTGAAAAATTTTATTTTTATGTTAATGGGCGTGAATCAGCCAAAGATAAAGCCAGAGCAGAAATAGCGGCAACTGTAAAAACGGAAGTAAACGCTATACTAACTGACTGGTATGAAGTTAACGAAGGTAGCGCTTCTTACGGATCCCAACAAAGTTTTATGGAAGAGATGTCCAATCAAGTTTCTGAAGCAACACTAAGTGGTACGCAGATCGTGGAAACATGGTATGACAAATCTACGAAATGGCATTATGCACTTGTTCGCATGTCGCTAAGCAAGGTTGTTGGCCAAATACAAGAAAAAGCAAAAACTAAAGTTAAAGATGAAAAAGGTCTAAAAGGGTTAAGCGATAAACTTGGTAAAATGATCAATCGCGATTATCTCAAATCCAAAGATGGTTTACCCACGTGGATCAATAAATTGCCTAAGGATAAAGAAGCAATATTTGCAGTGGGTATTGACAACGGAAAATATTTTTCTGAAACACAAGGTATAGAAAAAGCGAAAGCCGACGCAAGAACCAAATTGGCTAAGACCGTATCCGTGACAGTGGAAAATATCACAAAGTCATGGATCGAAATCGAAGAAAAATCGGGCGATACAAAAGGCGAACCACTCAATGACTATATGTCCTCATTGACTAAAGAAGCAACGGATGTCAGTTTACAAGGATCTCAGGTACTGTCCGTATATACAAAACGTGAAAAAGATGGAAAAGTAACATATTATGCCTTAGGAAGGCTATTTACCGGAAGCATGATTTCTAAATTAAAGAAAAAAGCATCCGAAGTAATGAATATACCACAAACAAAACCCAACGAGACTCAAGAACAAAAAGCAAAACGAATACTTAGTTCGGGTCGAGAAAAAGCCGCCGCTGCTCTCGAGCGATTGAACGCCGCATTAGATAAAGTGAATCAATAA